Genomic window (Gasterosteus aculeatus chromosome 1, fGasAcu3.hap1.1, whole genome shotgun sequence):
ACATGTTGTCTTCAGAAGAAAAATGTGGGCAGTTATTCCTGTAAATGCTGAAAATTGAATCaaatttgcacaaaaaaacagtgacatgacatctttttttaacaccaCTTTAATATGCCGGTCTCAGGGAATCAAAGGACTAGACGTCAGATTACAGAATATCTCCTTCCTATTAACAATTGACACCTGATGTTATTGTAATATCACATTTAATGTATTATGGCATTgttggggaaaaaataaaaagtgtcaaCGGTCCCatccaaaaaattaaaaaaattataaaataaatttaaaaagaatgaataaatgaaaagaaatgtattcGAGCCTAAGGATATGGTTTATTTACCATAAATCTCGACAGAATACctttagaagaaaaatataCTATaccaaaaactaaaaaaaggaaaataaataagtctTTAATGCACTGTGATAATATTGGTATGCTTTGGTCTTCATTGCGATATACTGCAGTGGTTCTGAACTTCATAAGTGTGGGGACGGGATGCGCAGCAAAGTTCAACATTTCAACCAGAAGTAGGATGTTCAGCCTGTCACAACGCTCTTTAGGCTGATTTACAAAGAAAGACAAATCGTTTGCAACCTATGAACAACAAGGAGAAAATGAGGTGAAGACAAGCATCTGTCCTACAGCTACAGATTCCCTTGTGGTGCGATGtatctttttgtttgttatatatttttgtaatacAGCATCAAATAGCACTTCAATAACATAGTGTGGTCACATGATGAAACGGTCGACCCTGTGTTACACAGGAGCTTTCCATAGATCTTGACTTTTTGCTTTTCTCCGTTTTTCTAACTCAAAGACGGTGGATACATCTTTAACCCTTGACATGAAATGTGCCGTTTGTTCCTCAATATCAGATCATTCCAATAAAGTAACTGtctgcgtgttttttttcttccttcagcACATTTATATTGTACCACGAATTGAGAACTGCTGCTGCCCTTCACACTAAAGATTACTGCATAACTGGCACAATACCACCACATGACATCATCACGCCAGGAAAAAGGGACTTGACATCGCTGTCAGAGCGGCAGTGTCAAAGCCTTCACCGAATGCGCTTCCTCCAATCAACGTGTAATATAGACACCAAAACAACATCAGAGATCTCAATCTCATCCGAAATCATTGTTGGCCCGACTGATCCTTTGGCTCGAAGGATCCTGGGGTTGAAGCTGCTTTGCTCAAGCACAAGGACTAAACGGAGCCAACTGGTTGGACGAACGGCACCAAAACCCCTCGTTTGGTCCCCGTTTGTCCAAACGCACCAGAATTCATTACAAACGCCGATGTACACCCGCATGCTTCTCACTTTGCCCGAACATGCATGCAGCTGCATTGCAGGAGGGCGAGAGCGCTCAtttttccttcccccccccgtctcgATCCCTTAAGTGTGGCTCTTAGAGGCCCCAGTACGGAGCCAGGCTCCTGCGGTCCCTCTCGTAAACATCGGGCACGACCCCGTAAGGCGTCTGCACCATCTTAACAGAGTTCCGACCAAACAGCTTCCTCTCGTACTCGATGAGCTGGCGCCAGAAGCCCCCGTTGGGCCGGATGACGGGGCGCCGGGCCTTGACCCAGGCGTGGGCCTCGGCCAGAGACACGCGGTGGTACTTCATGAGGTACGCCAGGCACAGCGAGGCCGAGCGGCTCACCCCCGCCGCGCAGTGAACCAGCACGGCGCCCCGCTTTCGCCCCACGCTGTGGATCTTGTCGGCTACGCTGTCGAAGtacagggagaggggggagtgcGGCATGTCGGCCAGCGGGACCTTCACGTACTCCATGTGGGGCCAGTTGAAGTTGGGGAGCTCGATGGTGGCGTTGACCACACAGGTGATGCCTTTAGAAAGCAGCAGGCTGCGGTTGGATGCCACGTTCCCTCTGCTGAGGAAGAGGTTGGGGGTGATCTGCGCAATTCCCCCCAGCAGGCTGCTGTTCTCGGGGAGTAGCCTCGGCACCATGGTGGGCACCATGGCGCTacgatggtggtggtgttggaaGAAGCCATGGCTGCGGGAACCCATCGAGGAATCAAGTGGgtttcaaattatttttcaaGTTAAATCTTCAGGAACTCAGAGTCATAGTAGTGCAGCCTTCCAAACAGATCctgtaacacacaaacagattccCTCCTGAGTCCAAATTCAACGTTTTCAAAGCAGTCAAACGTACGACATTCattcaaacattcattttttgtgGCTTGCATTGTGCTGACAGTTGTTTCTAGGAATCGTTTCGCtgcaaaaaatacacaaaagttCACCAATTAACGGGAATGCTGTGACGTGTTGATCGGCAGAGATCTCTGCTGTAGGATTCTTCACATTCCGGTTGAATGGCCTCCTGGCAACACACCGACAAGCCTCCACCCTGCAGGCGTGCGTTCACCTCATCTcatgttcatccatccacagcCCTCACATACATATTATATTTCTCCTCTCTTCGGCCGTCATTCCGTTGATGTCATTTTGGCACCAAACGGAAAGTTTCCATAAGAAACACAATCTAGGCAAAATGTTCTGATAAAACACGTCCTTCATGCATCACATTTACAACTGCAATGCAACTggaactgcttttttttcctgcaaaaaaaaaaaaaaaaaggtattttttatgAGCTGGTGAAAAAGAAGATCTTATATGAACCGTAACAACATTTCTGTCTGCACTGCATATGATAGAAACACCCTCCTGTGTGAATACTTCTGCCATCAGCAGAGGACGCACAGCTCCTGGCCGCCAACGCGGTTTGGGATTCATAAATTCTAGCTGAAAACCGGAGCGGAACGACGTGGATTTAAATACATCTGCGTTACAGTGACATTGTGCCCGTTGCTTTGCTAACCAATGCTACTTAATCCTTTCAATCAGTTGGTCCCAAGCATCAGGTCAACTGTGTATTATTTAGCAGGATAGATGTCAAAGTCAAGTATTTGCGAAAGAATTTTAGATTTTTCCACAATTTGGAATTGTTTGTTTCAAATTCCTTATGAAATAACTTTGCCTCCATGTGCATCTATCATTAACATCTTCAGATAAAGTTTGGTTAAAATGGTTAACCCTCATCACCAGAAGGTTTTGAGCTTCATCGTCACCTTCGTCGGCTCCCTCTGAAGCTCCGTTGCTTCAGCATGTTCGGTTCCTctttcagaaaaacaagaatCAAAGGGCTCAAACAACAACCCCCCACCGTGTCTCCCTATTGCCAATTACTTTGCCTCTGTACACCGTCGCCAATGGTGATGACACAACAAAccagtggggaaaaaagtgtGACCATCAAAGTGAGCACATCAGGAGGCCGTCAGAGAAGCACAACATAATAAAAGGTCCTGCGTAAgccttttaaaagccttttaattGGCAACTCCCTTGAGATTTTGAGTAAAATACATAATATTTGTCCTTAACCAAGCAAATGACCAATGGATAAATCTGTAGAATCAAGTTAGTTTATTATATGTTCATAGCAGCACAAATAtcttgagaaacaaaattcaatAAACTAAAATTGAAATAGGAAAATACACAATTGGCATTGGTTGTATGATGTTAGACATGGGTTTATCTTACTCCAATAAATcggtcaatcaatcaatttgattttaaaaaggggaacCGATGTCCTGCATACACCTTTTGTTTCAGAGGGTTGGTGCCACAGTTTGAGGAGATGGATGAGATGTACAGCATCAGCTGACATGGGTACAAACTCTGTCCTTACGAAGAAGACAAGGGAACAAAATAATCCCCGTCCCTCCCCAAAGTGCTGATGAAGGCCGGAGCTGTGCTGACATGGGTTATTAATACGACACGTGCAAGGCCTGGTGGAGCTGCAGAGAGTGGAATGAGGGAGAATTATGCAAAGAGAACAATTTACTGTGATCTTGTAGATAGTGAGGATACTGCGGCCGGCTGTCAATCAAATActgagggtgagggggggggggcagtggcacTCGGAGGACAGCAGATAGAGGGACATTGTTTCCCAAATCAAAGCACCAAGTCCTCATGTGTTTGTTGATTACAATAGAAACCCGACTATCAATCATTCAAAGGTGAACTAGGCGGCTTCACCTCACAAAATTCTATTGCACATCTCCGTCACTCTAactgtgtgcagtgtgagggggcgAGGATTCCTCGAGGAGGGAAACCTGACCCACCTGCAGGTAAACTAGAGAAGCAAAAACCTGATGGCAACCTCGCCCTCCCGACTCCTTCCGGAAAAAAACCCCACCAACGCCAACGGGATTCTTGTCTGACGCTCCTCACGCAGCAGGCGAGGGTGCTCAAGTACCTGCAGCCCTCAACTCTCCATCTAATGCAACCCGTCCCTTCGGTCAGGGGGACCTCTGAACGGTCTGATAATTGTCAGTAGCAAAAGGTGGACAAGGTAGCAAAAGTTGACTGCAAAGGGACAAAGTCCTCTTGAGGAACGGGTTCGACTTTGGGTTCAGCTCATCAAAACCACAACGCTGCACCTCGGACACCAACACAACAGCCTGAGACGTGGGCCCAGATGTTACGTTGTGAGATGGCCAGCGTGCAAATATAGTACAAAAGCATTAAACAAGGTGGCTGAACCGCTGTTGACAGACACATTACCGAATGAAGCATCGTATGGAGCCGTAGAAGGTTTTTGAGAGGGACAATTGCATCCATCATTAAGTCAGATGGATAAAACCGATAAATCCAGTGATGTTTAAACAATGACTGTTTGAATTGAATAGACCGATTACCAACGACTGGCGCTACAAGCAATAACACATTAAAACAGAGCTGAaaccattttaaaatgaatctgCAACAAAGCCCATTCAATATTTTCCTAGAAACTGTACAGAGTGCCGGGGGAATAACAGGTAAATATCACTGGAACCACGGTGATGAAATCATAAACTCCAGCTTTCTTCAATGTATAATTTGCTCCTTTGGCTTTGACATCTTTACATTTGGACTTTTACTTTTGGTCGGATAAAGGAAACATTTTGACGATGACATCTTGAGCCCTGACAAATTCAAACGACTCTTCAATAGACGAATAAACAATTAATGAAGGGTAAAACCAGCACATTATTCTACAGCTCAAATAGTTGCTCTTTAGAGTGTAAAGTGGACATAAAGACATCTTCCTCTGGGAAATAAAGGCTATTTATTGTTGCCTTGGACACATTCAAATATTAACTCGGACAA
Coding sequences:
- the dusp14 gene encoding dual specificity protein phosphatase 14 is translated as MGSRSHGFFQHHHHRSAMVPTMVPRLLPENSSLLGGIAQITPNLFLSRGNVASNRSLLLSKGITCVVNATIELPNFNWPHMEYVKVPLADMPHSPLSLYFDSVADKIHSVGRKRGAVLVHCAAGVSRSASLCLAYLMKYHRVSLAEAHAWVKARRPVIRPNGGFWRQLIEYERKLFGRNSVKMVQTPYGVVPDVYERDRRSLAPYWGL